Proteins encoded within one genomic window of Mesobacillus subterraneus:
- a CDS encoding muconolactone Delta-isomerase family protein: MLFFIKVAVNQKNNSPDQLWDIWEEEAEVTLKALERKKIVSAYKIAGQKKVVLIYDASSHDELDKVFMAGLPLSEFIEIEEMLPIRPYEDFAKDIQKRWK; encoded by the coding sequence ATGTTATTTTTCATAAAAGTCGCTGTGAATCAAAAGAATAACAGTCCTGATCAATTATGGGACATTTGGGAAGAAGAAGCGGAAGTGACCTTGAAGGCACTGGAGCGGAAGAAAATCGTTTCTGCCTATAAAATTGCCGGACAGAAAAAAGTGGTGCTCATCTATGATGCATCCTCACATGATGAACTGGACAAAGTGTTCATGGCTGGATTACCTTTGTCAGAGTTTATCGAGATTGAAGAAATGCTGCCAATCAGGCCATATGAGGATTTCGCAAAGGATATCCAGAAACGATGGAAATAA
- a CDS encoding DUF3885 domain-containing protein, whose protein sequence is MSNLNLQVGVSNGCYLLCLLININRKTIFHVYDDRGCDVMSASADSIREI, encoded by the coding sequence GTGAGCAATTTGAATCTACAAGTAGGAGTAAGTAATGGTTGTTATCTTTTATGTTTACTCATTAACATCAATCGAAAAACCATCTTTCACGTATACGATGACAGAGGTTGTGACGTGATGTCCGCTTCAGCAGATTCAATAAGGGAGATATAA
- a CDS encoding nucleoside triphosphate pyrophosphohydrolase, whose protein sequence is MPTYNKLVRDRIPEVIGNTGKKFSTRILNETDYIIELKKKAYEELDEYVNTDNNKDAVEELADLLELIHALSEYHASSIDKVEEVRKLKAEKRGGFKEKIYLIEVEDE, encoded by the coding sequence ATGCCAACCTACAATAAATTAGTACGCGATCGGATTCCAGAGGTAATAGGAAACACAGGAAAGAAATTCTCAACAAGGATATTAAATGAAACTGATTACATAATTGAACTAAAGAAAAAAGCATATGAGGAATTAGATGAATACGTCAACACTGATAACAACAAAGATGCTGTTGAAGAACTTGCAGATTTATTAGAACTTATCCATGCTCTTTCTGAGTATCATGCTTCTTCTATTGATAAAGTAGAAGAAGTTCGTAAGCTGAAAGCAGAAAAACGTGGTGGTTTTAAGGAGAAGATTTACTTAATTGAGGTTGAAGATGAGTAG
- a CDS encoding class I adenylate-forming enzyme family protein, with product MILSSNERIKDYTEKGFWGTETIDGYFSRLVEASPEKEAVVDPVNREAICFGAPQRLTYRQLNEKVDTMARILYENGIRKDDIVALQLPNTTELIISYLAVLRIGAVSSPFPIQYREYECSQLIEVLEAKAVITMNEISNRDYADMYRSLIDDIPSLEHIFSFGSSELEGVISLNNASKTGDTKDFQAYLANISVTANDIFTICWTSGTEGKPKGVPRSHNEWFISSFATVDAARLSEDDKFLLTFPVVNMAGIGGGMIPWLLSGGTLVLHHPFDFPALLQQIVQEKITYTLIPPALLNMMLKNEAILLGKDISSLRVIGTGSAPLSAWMISGWKEKYGVDIINYFGSNEGAAFLSSPMDIPDPEMRSKYFPRFGVKGLHWDNRISSMIESKIVDLETGEEITESFHPGELRLRGPGIFSGYWKAPEVNHRSFDENGYFSTGDLFEIAGDEERYYRVVGRVKDVIIRGGIKISPQEVEELLQGHPKVAEVAIVSCPDQIMGEIVCACIVPQKEAEIALNEIVDFLREKKVASYKLPERVRLLTQLPRNPVGKVLKNQLREMVKEEVV from the coding sequence ATGATTCTATCTTCTAATGAAAGAATTAAGGACTATACAGAAAAGGGGTTTTGGGGTACCGAAACGATTGATGGCTATTTCTCCCGTCTTGTGGAAGCCTCTCCGGAAAAGGAGGCAGTAGTCGATCCAGTCAACAGGGAAGCCATCTGTTTTGGTGCTCCTCAGCGATTAACCTATCGCCAATTGAATGAAAAAGTGGACACAATGGCTAGAATCCTTTACGAAAATGGTATCCGGAAAGATGACATCGTCGCGCTACAGTTGCCGAACACGACAGAATTGATCATTTCCTACCTGGCCGTGCTAAGGATTGGGGCGGTATCAAGTCCGTTCCCCATTCAATACCGGGAATATGAATGTTCACAGTTGATAGAAGTACTTGAAGCAAAGGCTGTCATCACAATGAACGAAATCAGCAATCGTGACTATGCGGATATGTATAGAAGTTTGATAGACGACATTCCCTCTTTGGAGCATATTTTTTCTTTCGGATCCAGTGAATTAGAGGGTGTCATTTCATTGAATAATGCCAGCAAGACTGGAGATACAAAAGACTTCCAAGCGTATCTGGCGAATATTTCTGTCACCGCAAATGACATTTTTACCATCTGCTGGACATCAGGAACTGAAGGTAAACCAAAAGGAGTTCCGAGGAGTCATAATGAATGGTTCATCAGTTCATTTGCCACAGTGGATGCTGCCAGGTTGAGTGAAGACGATAAATTTTTGTTAACCTTCCCGGTAGTGAACATGGCCGGAATCGGAGGGGGCATGATTCCGTGGCTGCTTTCGGGAGGCACGCTCGTCCTGCATCATCCATTCGATTTCCCTGCACTGCTGCAGCAAATTGTCCAGGAGAAAATCACTTATACATTGATTCCTCCTGCATTATTAAACATGATGCTGAAAAATGAAGCGATACTTCTCGGCAAAGACATCAGCTCTCTAAGAGTCATCGGTACAGGTTCTGCACCATTATCAGCCTGGATGATCTCAGGGTGGAAAGAAAAATACGGAGTGGACATCATCAATTATTTCGGGTCGAATGAGGGTGCGGCTTTCCTCAGCAGTCCAATGGATATTCCGGATCCTGAAATGCGCTCCAAGTATTTCCCGCGTTTTGGTGTAAAAGGGTTGCACTGGGATAATCGGATATCAAGCATGATTGAGAGCAAGATTGTCGATTTGGAAACGGGAGAAGAAATTACTGAGTCTTTCCATCCTGGTGAATTGAGATTAAGAGGACCAGGAATATTCTCTGGTTACTGGAAAGCACCGGAAGTTAACCACCGCTCATTTGATGAAAATGGCTATTTTAGCACTGGTGATTTATTTGAAATAGCCGGTGATGAAGAAAGATATTACCGGGTCGTAGGTCGGGTGAAGGACGTAATCATCAGAGGCGGTATAAAAATCTCTCCTCAGGAAGTGGAAGAACTTTTACAAGGTCATCCAAAGGTAGCGGAAGTAGCCATTGTCTCATGCCCAGACCAAATCATGGGGGAAATTGTCTGTGCCTGTATCGTTCCTCAAAAAGAGGCAGAGATTGCTTTGAATGAGATTGTAGACTTTCTGCGCGAAAAAAAGGTAGCTTCATATAAATTGCCTGAAAGAGTAAGATTGCTCACCCAACTGCCAAGGAATCCGGTAGGAAAAGTTCTGAAAAACCAGTTGCGCGAAATGGTTAAAGAGGAAGTAGTTTAA
- a CDS encoding carotenoid oxygenase family protein produces the protein MIEANTTFKNPYYEESLYAPVKDEIYVDQLTVLEGKVPTDLYGAYVRNGPNPKHEPKGRYHWFDGDGMLHAVYFRDGKVSYRNRYVSTKAFQHESIEGKALWAGLMENKRDNPFFEKEKNTSNTDVVFHNNHLLSLWYRAGQPYKVDALTLKTIGVEDFGGKLNCNVSAHSKVDEHTGEFLFFDYGAVYPYMMYGVASASGELTHCVPIELPGPRLPHDIAITTNFSILMDLPLFNDPEVSKLGRYSVKFFRDLPSRFGIIPRYGGADEIRWFEAEPCYIYHTINAWEEGDEIVLIGCRVKDPCPPSTKEGGPIERMLAFLRLDAHLYYWRFNLKTGTVKEGALCDMNTEFPTINLQYLGQKSRFSYNVHMNSQSTLKFDGLIKYDTWTGQSTPYMFGNGRYGTEASFAPKPDAISEDDGYLVTYVYDEVEDRSELIILDAANFDLGPIARLLIPQKIPMGFHATWVNGEKLFG, from the coding sequence GTGATCGAAGCCAATACGACTTTTAAGAATCCATATTATGAGGAGAGTCTATATGCACCGGTTAAAGATGAAATCTATGTAGATCAGTTAACGGTGCTGGAGGGGAAGGTTCCAACGGATCTATACGGGGCGTACGTAAGGAACGGTCCGAATCCAAAACATGAACCGAAAGGAAGGTATCATTGGTTCGATGGCGACGGGATGCTTCATGCGGTCTACTTCAGGGACGGAAAAGTCAGCTATCGTAACCGATATGTCAGTACGAAAGCTTTTCAGCATGAATCAATTGAGGGAAAGGCCTTGTGGGCAGGGTTAATGGAGAATAAACGCGACAATCCTTTTTTTGAAAAAGAGAAGAACACTTCAAATACCGATGTCGTGTTCCATAATAATCACTTGCTAAGCTTATGGTATAGAGCCGGGCAGCCGTATAAGGTAGATGCCCTGACACTTAAGACGATTGGTGTGGAGGACTTTGGCGGGAAGCTGAATTGCAATGTCTCTGCTCATTCGAAAGTGGATGAACACACAGGAGAATTCCTGTTCTTTGACTATGGAGCAGTCTATCCATATATGATGTACGGGGTAGCGTCTGCTAGCGGCGAGCTGACACATTGTGTTCCGATCGAGTTGCCGGGACCTAGACTTCCACATGATATAGCCATCACGACAAACTTTTCCATCCTTATGGATTTGCCATTATTCAATGACCCTGAAGTCAGCAAGCTTGGGAGGTACAGCGTCAAATTCTTCCGTGATTTGCCGAGCCGATTTGGGATAATCCCAAGGTATGGCGGTGCTGACGAAATTCGTTGGTTCGAAGCCGAACCTTGCTATATTTATCATACAATCAATGCTTGGGAAGAAGGCGATGAGATTGTCCTCATCGGTTGCAGAGTGAAAGACCCATGTCCTCCTTCAACCAAGGAAGGTGGACCGATTGAAAGAATGCTAGCCTTCTTGCGTCTTGATGCACATTTGTATTACTGGCGATTCAATTTGAAAACAGGAACTGTCAAAGAAGGGGCTCTCTGTGATATGAATACAGAGTTTCCAACCATCAATCTGCAATACCTCGGACAGAAATCACGGTTTTCATACAATGTCCATATGAACTCGCAATCGACACTTAAATTCGATGGGCTTATTAAATATGACACATGGACTGGTCAATCAACACCTTATATGTTCGGAAATGGGCGTTATGGTACTGAGGCCTCCTTTGCGCCAAAGCCTGATGCAATCAGTGAAGATGATGGATATCTTGTTACCTATGTCTATGACGAAGTGGAGGATCGTTCGGAGTTGATTATATTGGATGCAGCAAATTTTGATTTAGGACCGATTGCAAGACTCCTGATTCCACAGAAAATCCCTATGGGCTTCCATGCAACATGGGTGAATGGAGAGAAATTGTTTGGCTGA
- a CDS encoding sigma-54 interaction domain-containing protein, protein MDKLLEKMFANSFDGICIIDANGFGVMMNRAASKICSFPIDEFVGNNVKDALRDGSIDDSVSLKVLKYKKPVTKVVNIRGVDVLITGSPIKDEQNRMTHVVLNIRDIGELNNIKIESLLSIALKKKNSNSLPAENIHDVIPEMEGVIAKSPPIQEVLKVALKVARVDSTVLIHGESGVGKEVILKVIHSFSNRSSQPLIKVNCSAIPQHLLESELFGYERGAFTGADNRGKPGLFEQANGGTIFLDEIGDMPLDLQAKILRVLQEFEIMRVGGRKSIKINARVVSATNKNLDELVKEGKFRQDLFYRLNIVPLYIPPLRERPEDIAPLAFHFLHEKNKKYHLMKRFAPNTIHLLEEYDWPGNVREMENLIERLVVTTENDEICWSDLPFIRSSRQNIPQKSLKSILTEVEKKIIYEKLDELKTTRKTAAALGISQSTLVKKLQRFQEKADSSY, encoded by the coding sequence ATGGATAAGCTACTCGAGAAAATGTTTGCCAATAGTTTCGATGGAATTTGTATTATTGATGCAAATGGATTTGGTGTGATGATGAACAGGGCCGCATCGAAGATCTGCTCCTTCCCCATTGACGAATTCGTGGGGAACAATGTGAAAGATGCATTAAGAGATGGTTCCATCGATGACTCCGTATCTTTGAAAGTGTTGAAATACAAAAAACCCGTGACGAAGGTGGTTAATATCAGAGGCGTCGATGTGCTGATTACGGGGAGCCCTATCAAGGATGAACAAAATCGAATGACCCACGTTGTACTGAATATCCGCGACATCGGTGAATTGAACAATATTAAAATAGAAAGTTTATTATCAATTGCATTGAAAAAAAAGAACTCCAATTCCCTGCCTGCAGAAAATATCCATGATGTCATCCCAGAAATGGAAGGGGTGATTGCAAAAAGCCCTCCCATCCAAGAGGTTCTTAAAGTTGCTTTAAAAGTCGCCAGAGTTGACTCAACTGTTCTCATCCACGGTGAATCTGGGGTTGGAAAAGAGGTAATTCTTAAAGTCATCCATTCCTTTAGTAACCGCTCCAGCCAACCATTGATCAAGGTCAATTGTTCTGCCATACCGCAGCATTTACTTGAGTCTGAGCTTTTCGGCTATGAGCGCGGAGCATTTACCGGAGCAGATAACCGCGGGAAACCAGGATTGTTTGAACAGGCAAATGGCGGAACGATTTTTTTGGATGAAATCGGCGATATGCCTCTCGATTTGCAAGCGAAGATCTTGAGGGTTCTACAGGAGTTTGAGATCATGCGCGTAGGTGGAAGAAAAAGCATCAAGATTAACGCTCGTGTCGTATCCGCGACGAACAAGAACCTCGATGAACTAGTGAAGGAAGGGAAATTCCGTCAGGATTTATTTTACCGGCTGAACATTGTCCCTTTGTACATCCCGCCGTTACGTGAAAGGCCAGAAGATATTGCTCCGCTAGCATTTCATTTCCTCCATGAAAAAAATAAAAAATACCATTTAATGAAGCGATTTGCTCCTAACACCATTCACTTGCTTGAAGAATATGATTGGCCTGGCAATGTCCGCGAAATGGAAAACCTCATTGAAAGGCTGGTTGTCACGACTGAGAATGACGAAATCTGTTGGAGTGACCTTCCTTTCATCCGTTCATCCAGACAAAACATTCCGCAAAAGTCATTGAAGTCAATCCTGACCGAAGTCGAGAAGAAAATCATTTATGAAAAACTGGATGAACTGAAAACGACAAGGAAGACTGCCGCTGCTTTGGGAATCAGCCAGTCCACACTCGTGAAAAAACTCCAGCGCTTCCAGGAAAAAGCAGATTCCTCCTATTGA
- a CDS encoding NAD(P)H-dependent flavin oxidoreductase — protein MIREKKTAPWAANIVAHRSYNRLNEELVLLKKYQPPVVITALGSPIPVIETVHSYAGLVFADVNSVKYAKKAADAGVDGLVLVSSGAGGHTGAITGFAFVEAVREFWDGIIVLAGGMSTGNSILAAQALGADLVYMGTKFIAAEESMANQLYKEMVVQATNEDLICTDAFTGVHANMLKQSIEKAGYDPSQLTSKKEIDFQNPQGKSKAWKDVWSAGQGVNSIKEVQPAAEIISRLKTEYEQSLLNMEMAKTWLKTEVKN, from the coding sequence ATAATCCGGGAAAAAAAGACCGCTCCTTGGGCAGCAAATATTGTCGCACACAGATCGTATAACCGACTTAATGAGGAACTCGTACTGCTAAAAAAATATCAGCCTCCGGTTGTCATTACAGCGCTTGGCAGTCCGATTCCTGTGATTGAGACCGTCCATTCATATGCTGGGCTAGTCTTCGCTGATGTAAATTCAGTGAAATACGCGAAAAAAGCTGCAGATGCAGGAGTGGACGGCCTGGTGCTCGTAAGTTCAGGAGCTGGAGGCCATACAGGTGCAATTACTGGATTTGCCTTCGTGGAAGCAGTAAGGGAATTCTGGGATGGCATCATCGTTCTTGCTGGTGGAATGTCGACAGGGAATAGCATTCTTGCTGCCCAGGCTCTAGGAGCAGATTTAGTCTATATGGGTACTAAATTCATTGCAGCTGAGGAAAGCATGGCAAATCAGCTTTACAAGGAAATGGTTGTACAGGCAACTAATGAAGATTTGATCTGCACGGATGCTTTTACAGGTGTACATGCCAATATGTTGAAGCAGAGCATTGAAAAAGCAGGCTATGACCCTAGTCAATTGACTTCGAAAAAAGAAATAGATTTTCAGAACCCTCAGGGTAAATCAAAAGCTTGGAAGGATGTATGGTCAGCAGGACAAGGAGTCAATAGCATAAAGGAAGTCCAGCCGGCAGCAGAAATTATTTCCCGGTTGAAAACAGAGTACGAACAATCCCTCCTGAACATGGAAATGGCAAAGACATGGCTAAAGACAGAAGTCAAGAATTAG
- the rsgA gene encoding ribosome small subunit-dependent GTPase A yields MMDLKTYGYTEIQEIPDGLLPGRITEVRRERFTVMTECGEVTAVLKGVFYHSAETREDFPCVGDFVLLQYNESGNSLIVTVLPRYSKYSRADDSGHAAGYAKTLLEQVVATNFDYVFILSSLNRDFNVTRIMRYLTQARQSSGQPVIILTKADLVEDYNLPITEVTQSIPEVPVHVISSHTGLGLNELDTYLMPGKTVVFLGMSGVGKSSLLNALMEKDVMKVQAIREVDSRGRHTTTHRQLFMLPSGAMVIDTPGMRELGLFDAEEGIRAGFNDVEELFTHCRFTDCRHQTEPGCAVLTALSDGSLLRERWEHYLAQQHENKYVQGKTGYLTDKRTQNKPIPRSSKKSKKKGGWKN; encoded by the coding sequence ATGATGGATTTGAAAACTTATGGCTATACAGAAATACAAGAAATTCCCGACGGTTTATTGCCCGGCAGGATTACTGAGGTTCGGCGAGAGCGCTTCACGGTCATGACTGAGTGCGGCGAAGTAACGGCAGTGCTCAAAGGTGTGTTCTATCACAGCGCGGAAACGCGTGAGGACTTTCCGTGCGTTGGTGATTTTGTCTTGCTGCAATACAACGAGAGCGGGAATTCTCTCATCGTAACGGTATTGCCCCGCTACTCCAAGTACTCACGAGCGGATGACTCAGGGCATGCCGCGGGCTATGCCAAAACCTTACTGGAACAGGTCGTCGCAACCAACTTTGACTATGTGTTTATACTTTCTTCTCTGAATCGGGATTTCAACGTTACCCGCATCATGCGGTACCTGACACAAGCCAGGCAAAGTAGTGGCCAGCCAGTCATCATTCTGACCAAGGCAGATCTCGTTGAAGATTATAATCTCCCGATCACAGAAGTCACACAAAGCATTCCTGAAGTACCTGTTCACGTAATTTCCAGTCATACAGGCCTGGGGCTGAACGAACTCGATACCTACTTGATGCCTGGTAAAACAGTTGTCTTTCTCGGCATGTCCGGCGTCGGTAAATCATCTCTGCTCAATGCTTTGATGGAAAAGGACGTAATGAAGGTTCAAGCCATACGGGAGGTCGACAGCCGGGGGCGGCATACGACAACACACCGTCAACTGTTCATGCTCCCTTCCGGTGCGATGGTTATCGATACACCCGGTATGCGTGAGCTTGGGCTTTTTGATGCGGAAGAAGGCATCCGCGCAGGCTTTAACGATGTGGAGGAATTGTTCACTCATTGCCGATTTACGGATTGCCGTCATCAAACCGAGCCGGGCTGTGCCGTACTCACCGCGCTTTCCGACGGTTCGTTGCTGCGTGAACGATGGGAGCATTATCTTGCCCAGCAACATGAGAATAAGTATGTCCAGGGCAAAACTGGTTACCTCACTGACAAAAGGACTCAAAATAAACCGATTCCCAGAAGTAGCAAAAAATCGAAGAAAAAAGGAGGATGGAAAAACTGA
- a CDS encoding alpha/beta hydrolase, whose protein sequence is MKRENIAFTSEGVKCKGWLYLPENASEENKVPAIVMAHGFSLVKEAYLDRYAKKFSQAGMAVLVFDYRNFGESEGSKRQHLDPSEQIKDYRNAISWVSRLSQINKEKIGIWGTSYSGGHVLHIAAIDKRVKAVVSQVPTINGWRGALRKMGKEKMEKFIQQLIDYRESRYDNKKQQYIKVVAVDGQAAQPHPDCYNWFLQTHNSIAPNWENRITLESMEKYLEYDPAGLIDLISPTPLLMIAAMDDKITPPDMAIEAFDKRAREPKKIVKLPGGHFDVYNGETFTEASDAAVQWFTTHLIGKEIKV, encoded by the coding sequence ATGAAGAGAGAAAATATTGCCTTCACCAGTGAAGGTGTAAAATGCAAAGGCTGGTTATATCTTCCTGAAAACGCTTCCGAGGAAAACAAGGTGCCTGCCATTGTCATGGCACATGGATTCAGTCTCGTAAAGGAAGCCTATCTTGACCGCTATGCGAAAAAATTTTCACAGGCAGGAATGGCAGTCCTTGTGTTCGATTATCGTAATTTTGGAGAGAGTGAAGGCTCTAAACGACAGCATTTGGACCCTTCCGAACAAATTAAAGATTACCGAAACGCTATTTCGTGGGTGTCCAGGCTTTCTCAGATTAACAAAGAAAAAATTGGGATATGGGGAACCTCTTATAGTGGTGGACATGTTCTTCATATTGCTGCCATCGACAAACGAGTGAAGGCCGTCGTTTCTCAGGTCCCGACTATCAATGGATGGCGTGGGGCTCTGCGGAAGATGGGTAAGGAAAAAATGGAGAAATTCATTCAGCAACTGATTGATTACCGTGAGTCTCGCTATGACAATAAAAAGCAGCAGTACATAAAAGTCGTTGCTGTTGATGGTCAGGCCGCCCAGCCCCATCCCGACTGCTACAATTGGTTCTTGCAGACGCACAACTCCATTGCTCCAAATTGGGAAAACAGGATAACACTTGAATCTATGGAGAAATATTTAGAGTACGACCCAGCAGGCTTAATTGACTTGATTTCCCCTACTCCCCTATTGATGATTGCTGCGATGGATGACAAAATAACGCCACCGGATATGGCGATTGAAGCATTTGACAAAAGAGCCAGAGAACCAAAAAAGATCGTCAAATTACCAGGCGGGCATTTTGATGTGTACAACGGTGAAACGTTCACCGAAGCATCCGATGCAGCTGTGCAATGGTTCACCACTCATTTAATTGGAAAAGAAATTAAGGTATAA
- a CDS encoding Ltp family lipoprotein, which yields MEKLQKKKKPFYKKWWIWVIAIIIIGAATGGGEETADTTKKETEPTVTVPAKEENKTEDAKTEDSKKEEETKKEEVKPEDNVPAEHKSALKKAEAYAKSMHMSKNAIFEQLTSEFGEKFSEEAAKYAMDNFEYDWKDNALKKAESYSDTMYMSKKSIFDQLTSETGEKFTAEEAQYAVDNLKADYKKNALEKAKSYQETMNMSPEAIRDQLTSAAGEKFTQEEADYAIENLN from the coding sequence ATGGAGAAGCTACAAAAGAAGAAGAAACCCTTCTACAAAAAATGGTGGATTTGGGTAATTGCAATTATCATTATCGGGGCTGCAACTGGCGGTGGAGAAGAAACAGCGGATACAACCAAAAAGGAAACTGAGCCAACTGTCACGGTACCGGCAAAGGAAGAAAATAAAACAGAGGATGCTAAAACAGAGGACTCAAAAAAAGAAGAAGAGACTAAAAAGGAAGAAGTAAAACCAGAAGATAATGTTCCAGCAGAACATAAGTCTGCTTTAAAAAAAGCTGAAGCTTACGCAAAATCAATGCATATGTCAAAAAATGCCATTTTCGAACAGTTAACTTCGGAATTTGGAGAAAAGTTTTCCGAAGAAGCCGCTAAGTATGCAATGGATAACTTTGAGTATGATTGGAAGGACAATGCTTTGAAAAAGGCAGAATCCTATTCCGATACGATGTATATGTCAAAAAAGTCTATCTTTGATCAGCTGACTTCTGAGACCGGTGAAAAGTTCACTGCAGAAGAAGCGCAGTATGCAGTTGACAATCTGAAAGCTGATTACAAGAAAAACGCCTTAGAAAAAGCAAAAAGCTATCAGGAAACAATGAATATGTCTCCTGAAGCGATCAGAGACCAATTGACTTCTGCAGCAGGTGAAAAATTCACACAAGAAGAAGCGGATTACGCTATTGAAAACTTAAATTAA
- a CDS encoding helix-turn-helix domain-containing protein has product MERKQTIQFGHKLKMLRKKQFLSQEDLAELSKLDRKYISNLERDISSPTLDTLF; this is encoded by the coding sequence TTGGAAAGGAAACAAACCATTCAATTCGGCCACAAACTAAAAATGTTACGTAAAAAACAATTCCTAAGCCAAGAAGATTTAGCAGAATTAAGCAAGCTCGATCGAAAATACATAAGCAATTTGGAAAGAGATATATCTAGTCCAACGCTTGATACATTATTTTAA
- a CDS encoding aminoglycoside phosphotransferase family protein: protein MNIKLETLTIALSQRFKTDIISANFQSKPLQGGTVGNVYLVTGTAETTDGEKLPYRIVLKNQKKWDRYGDPGSWRREYDLYASDLGETFSDAFRWLTCYHAEINAEENEFQLWLEYIDGVTGLDLTGDMYEQAARELGRYQGKLYIEQPAVLQSLTNLSPADLMMNKYLRYRSWSVLYDYIRSEDCELPQHVRQMLIDIDERTDEILKRIEKLPLVLCHRDFWVANLIYTDGKIVLIDWDTSGWGYLGEDIASLIADEADIDSMVENYQRCVPAYYKGFSEYADISPIADHCVYELILLIFGYRLVNGYHHTEDESEKTMHLHTLQKIYEMKGQSY, encoded by the coding sequence CTGAATATTAAACTTGAAACGCTAACCATTGCCTTAAGCCAACGGTTCAAGACCGATATCATCTCTGCGAACTTCCAAAGCAAACCATTACAAGGGGGAACTGTGGGAAATGTGTACCTGGTAACTGGGACTGCCGAAACCACAGATGGCGAAAAATTGCCGTACCGTATCGTCCTAAAAAACCAGAAGAAATGGGACCGTTACGGCGACCCGGGTTCATGGCGCCGGGAATATGACCTCTATGCGTCTGACCTAGGAGAGACGTTCTCGGATGCCTTCCGGTGGCTGACATGTTATCACGCCGAGATCAATGCCGAAGAAAATGAATTCCAGCTATGGCTGGAATATATCGATGGCGTAACCGGCTTAGACTTGACCGGTGACATGTATGAACAGGCAGCGCGGGAGTTAGGACGCTATCAGGGCAAGTTGTATATTGAGCAGCCCGCTGTGCTCCAGAGCCTGACCAACTTGAGCCCTGCGGATCTCATGATGAATAAGTATCTGCGTTACCGGTCATGGTCAGTTCTCTACGATTATATACGATCGGAGGACTGCGAATTACCGCAGCACGTACGCCAAATGCTCATCGACATCGATGAGCGTACAGACGAGATACTCAAACGCATCGAAAAATTGCCCCTCGTGCTATGCCACCGGGACTTCTGGGTAGCCAACCTGATCTATACCGACGGAAAAATCGTGCTCATCGACTGGGATACCAGTGGATGGGGCTACCTAGGAGAGGATATTGCAAGCCTGATTGCGGATGAAGCGGATATCGATTCCATGGTCGAAAACTACCAGCGATGCGTACCCGCGTATTACAAGGGCTTCTCGGAATATGCGGATATATCCCCTATCGCCGATCATTGCGTCTACGAGCTGATCCTTCTTATATTTGGGTATAGGCTTGTGAATGGGTACCACCACACAGAAGATGAAAGCGAAAAGACAATGCATCTCCACACTCTCCAAAAAATCTATGAAATGAAAGGCCAGTCGTATTAA
- a CDS encoding acyl-CoA thioesterase: protein MGRATYIEPNVDEWLNKFHFHTDIKVRYSETDMSGHINNTSYAIYFEQVRAEYLHELDFYRSDLTVVTADFWTHYHHEAYFPDTLHAGVRVAKLGQKSLDLEYYLYSTEKQKLVATACGTLVVIDKLSNKTTKIPQQLRVQIQETEQMT from the coding sequence ATGGGGCGAGCAACATACATTGAACCGAATGTCGATGAATGGCTAAACAAATTTCATTTTCATACAGACATCAAGGTGAGATACTCCGAAACAGATATGTCAGGACATATCAACAATACGTCTTATGCGATTTATTTCGAACAAGTACGAGCCGAATATTTGCATGAATTGGACTTTTATCGATCTGATCTAACCGTTGTAACAGCAGACTTTTGGACCCACTACCATCACGAAGCATACTTTCCCGATACACTACACGCAGGAGTCAGAGTCGCAAAGCTCGGTCAAAAGTCACTCGATCTGGAATATTACCTATATTCGACTGAAAAGCAAAAGCTAGTAGCAACAGCATGTGGAACACTCGTCGTCATAGATAAACTCTCAAACAAAACCACTAAGATTCCCCAACAACTACGAGTTCAAATTCAGGAAACTGAACAAATGACATAA